The DNA region CGGCGTTGCGGTAATCCATGAACCACTCGGCGTCGGGGTCCTCGGCCAATGCGGCCGCGCCCTCGGCGATGGCACTCGACCGCACGACGCGCAGCACGCCGTCGGCGCCGACACCGAAGTTCCGGTCGCAGAGCGCCTGCACCTGGCTCGGTGTGAGTTCCAGTGCCCCATCGGGATCCTCGATGAGCACGAAGTCGTTGCCGGTGCCGTGCCCCTTGGTGAATGCGACCATGCGGACCAGTCTATTCAGCGCGCAGCACCCGGTACCGACCGCACAGGAAGTTCCGGTTGCGCGCCGCGTCGATCAGCTCGAGGTCGAGGGCGCGCGGGAGCACGGGTGCCCCTGAGCCGAGGGTGACCGGCGCGTACTGGATCCACACCTCGTCGATCAGCCCGGCATCCGCGAACCGGCCGACCAGCTCTCCCCCGCCGACGAGCCAGATGTCCTTGTCGCCGGCGGCCCCCACCATCTCGCCGTGCACCGCGCGGACATCCTCCTGCGTGAGCCGGATGTCGGCGCCGTCTGGTATGTCGAGCTCGCGATGCGTGAACACCCATGCCGGCAGCGTGTAGTCCCAGCCGCCCTCGTCGTGCCGCATGACCCATTCGTAGGTGTGCGCGCCCATCGCCATCGCACCGAGGCCTTCGCGGAACCCCGCATAGGCCATCGGACCGGCCTCGTCGATGTCCTGTCGCAGGAGCCAGTCCAGCGAATGGTCGGCGGTCGCGATGAATCCGTCCAGGCTGGAAGCGGTGTAGTAGTGCGTGGTCATCACTCCATCGTGACGAAGGCCACCGACATCGACGATCCCGTCAGCCGTCGACGAGCCCCACCGGAGCCACTGCGCCGGCCTCGAGCCATTCGATGTCCGGGTAGCGTTTGAACCACGACACCTGCCGGCGTGCGTACCGACGCGTAAGCGCCTGCGTCTCCGCGATGGCCTGCTGCTCCGTCACCCTGCCCGTCAGCTGAGCGAGCGCCTGCGCGTAGCCGATGGCCCGGGAGGCGGTCGCACCGCGCTCCAGTCCGGCATCGCGGAGGCCCGCCACCTCGTCGAGCATGCCTTGCGCCCACATCCTCTCGACACGGCGGTCCAGGCGCTCGACGAGGGTCTCGCGCTCCATGTGCATGCCCAGGATCCTGGTCTCCGGATGCCACAGCTCCGGCTTCTCGGGCAGTGCCGCGCCGTGCGTCGCTCCGCCCTGCTCGAGCACCTCCAGTGCCCGCACGATGCGACGGCCGTTCTTCGGGTCGATCCGCTCCGCCGTCGCGGGGTCCTGCTGCTGCAGCCGAGCGAGCATCGCTCCGGCGCCGAGCTCGTCGAGCTCGCGCTCCAGCCGCGCGCGCACCGCCGCGTCCCTGGGCGGGAAGCGGAAGTCGAAGATGACACTGGAGACGTAGAGTCCGGATCCGCCGACGAGGATGGCGTCGCCGCCGCGGGCATGGATGCCCCGGATCGCCTCCCGGGCCAGCGGCTGGTACCAGGCGACGGCGGCCTCCTCGGTCACGTCGCGGGCGTCGAGCAGGTGGTGCGGGATGCCGCGGCGTTCGGCGATGCTGAGCTTGGCCGTGCCGATGTCCATGCCGCGGTACAGCTGCATGGCATCCGCATTGACGATCTCGGCGCGGCTGCCGCGATCGCGCAGCGCCTCGGCCAACTGCAGTGCGAGTTCGCTCTTCCCCGTCCCCGTGGCACCGACGACCGCCCACACGCGCCCGGTCACGCAGCATCCTGTCCGGCAAACGGCACGACCCCGCGGATCGGCGCGTCATCGCATCCGATCGGCGACAGTTCTGCGGATTCGTGCAGAACCGCGAGCGAGGGCGACGCGAGGATGCCCGTCACACCCCGGCGCGCAGCGTGGGCAGCCCCAAGGACACCGTGCGCGGCGCGCCGGATCCCTCGGAGGCGGCGGGCACGCCGCAGCTGGCCGCCTGCGCGCGGTCCCAGGCGTCGCCGCCGCGCGTGCGCCGGATGCGCAGCGGTGCGCCGGTCGGATCGTCGGCCAGCAGATGGAACGGCGCACCGTGCGTGATCCTGACCGTCACCACATCGCCGGGACGGGGCAGCTCGGAGCCAGGAGTCACCTCGAAGTGCACCAGGCGGTTGTCCTGCGCGCGACCGGTGAGGCGGTGCGTCTCGGCATCCTTCTTGCCCTCGCCGACCGAGACGAGAACCTCGACCTCACGGCCGACCTGCTTCTGGTTCTCCTCCAGCGAGATGCGCTCCTGAAGGGCGATCAGACGGTCATAGCGCTCCTGGACGACCTCCTTGGGGACCTGGTCCGCCATGGTGGCCGCCGGAGTGCCCTCGCGGACGGAGTACTGGAAGGTGAACGCGCTGGCGAACCGGGCCTGCTCGACGACGCGCAGGGTGTCCTCGAAGTCCTCGTCGGTCTCACCGGGGAAGCCGACGATGATGTCGGTGGTGATCGCAGCATGCGGGATGCGCTCACGCACCCGCTCGAGGATCCCGAGAAAGCGTTCGCTGCGGTAGGACCGGCGCATGGCCTTGAGGATCCTGTCGCTCCCGGACTGCAGCGGCATGTGCAGCTGGGGCATGACGTTGGGCGTCTCCGCCATTGCGGCGATGACGTCGTCCGTGAACGCGGCCGGGTGCGGGCTGGTGAAGCGCACTCGCTCCAGCCCCTCGATCTCGCCCGCCGCGCGCAGCAGCTTGCCGAAGGCCTGCCGGTCGCCGAACTCGACGCCGTAGGAGTTCACGTTCTGTCCGAGCAGGGTGACCTCGATGGCCCCGTCGTCGACGAGGAGTCTGATCTCGCTGAGGATGTCTCCCGGACGGCGGTCCTTCTCCTTGCCGCGCAGGCTCGGGACGATGCAGAACGTACAGGTGTTGTTGCAGCCCACCGAGATCGACACCCACCCGCTGTATGCGGAGTCTCGCCTGGTGGGCAACGTGGACGGGAAGACCTCGAGCGCCTCGAGGATCTCCAGCGCAGCCTCGTTGTTGTGCCTGGCGCGCTCGAGCAGTCCCGGCAGGGAGCCCATGTTGTGCGTGCCGAACACGACATCCACCCATGGAGCCTTGTCGAGGACCGCCTGCTGATCCATCTGCGCGAGACAGCCGCCGACGGCGATCTGCATGCCCTCGTGCTTGTCCTTGCGGGACTTGAGGTGCCCGAGCGTGCCGTACAGCTTCCCTGCGGCGTTGTCGCGCACGGCGCAGGTGTTGAGGACGACGACGTCGGGGTCCTCCCCCTCGGGCACCGGCACATACCCCGCGCTCTCCAGCGATCCGGAGAGCCGCTCGGAGTCGTGCACGTTCATCTGACAGCCGAAGGTGCGGACCTCGTAGGAGCGCCGACGCCCGTCGGCATCGATCGCGGCCGGCGAGGGCGCGATGATCGTCGGTTCGGAGGAGAGAAGAGCCATGATCCAGCCATTCTACGATCTGTCGCGGGAATCGGCATCGAGCGCCGTGCGGAGAGCCACGAGGATCAGTCGGCCTCCACGAAGCGGACTCCGCTCCGCCCGCCCCCGCCTGCCTCCTCGAGCGCCGTGCGTGCGGCGCTCATCGCCACCGTACCCCCGTAACCGCGCCGCGCCAACTGCCCCAGCAGTCTGCGCAGTGCCGTCTCGGGCTCCAGTCGCGTCATCCCCGGGGCCTTCGAGCGCGCGTATTCCAGGGCCCGCTCGGCATCATCATCGGGAAGCTCGTCCAGCGCATCCGCGATGAGCTCGCGCGGGATGCCGCGTTGCGCCAGTGTCCGGGACAGGGCGACCCTCCCCTCTCCCCTGCGCTCCACACCCGATCTGACCAGAAGCTGCGCCAGCGTGCGGTCGTCGAGGTAACCACGATGCTGGAACTCGTCGATGATCTGCTCGATCGTCTCCCGGTCGGCGTCGGTGCGGCGCAGCACCGAGCGCGCCTCGGAGACGGAAAGCTGTCTGCCGCGAAGTCTGCGCACGAGCACCTCCTGCGCGCGCAGACGAATCTCCTCCATTCCCTCCCCCGCATCGTCGTCGTGCGGACCGTCCGCGACCGCGGAGTGCACTCCCGCGCGCGACCGTCCGTCCAGCAGGGCGGAGCTCCAGAGCCTGTCCTCGCCCGTCCGACGGGGGATTCCGCCCCCGGTGTCGGCTCGCGACCCGGCCCCCGACCCCGAACGGGGGCCGTCCTTCGGCGCGCGCCGCCCGCCGAAGATCGGGGTGATGGGTGCGAGAGGCTCCTCGTCGTCATGCTCCATGGCCGGCTCCGGTCTTCGACAGATGCCGACTCATCACGCCGGGCGACGCTCTGCCAGCTCGTCGGCCGGGGCCTCTTCCACGGCCTTCACTCCGATGCCGAGCTTCTGCTTGATCCTGGTCTCGATCTCGGCGGCGATGTCCTCGTTCTTGACGAGGAAGTTGCGCGCGTTCTCCTTGCCCTGACCGAGCTGGTCGCCGTCATAGGTGTACCAGGAGCCGGACTTCTTGACGATGCCGTGCTCGACGCCGAAATCGATCAGACTGCCCTCGCGGGAGATGCCCACGCCGTAGAGGATGTCGAACTCGGCCTGCTTGAACGGCGGCGCCATCTTGTTCTTGACGACCTTGACGCGCGTGCGGTTGCCGACGGCCTCCGCCCCGTCCTTCAGAGTCTCGATACGCCGGATGTCCAGACGCACCGAGGCATAGAACTTCAGGGCCTTTCCACCGGCCGTGGTCTCGGGCGAGCCGAAGAAGACGCCGATCTTCTCGCGCAGCTGGTTGATGAAGATGGCGGTGGTCTTCGTCTGGTTGAGGCCACCGGTCAGCTTGCGAAGCGCCTGCGACATCAGCCTCGCCTGCAGGCCGACGTGCGAGTCGCCCATCTCGCCCTTGATCTCGGCCTCCGGCACGAGGGCGGCGACGGAGTCGATGACGACGAGGTCGATCGCACCGGAGCGGATCAGCATGTCAGCGATCTCGAGCGCCTGCTCGCCGGTGTCGGGCTGGGAGACCAGCAGCTGGTCGATGTCGACGCCCAGCTTGCGGGCGTACTCCGGATCCAGCGCGTGCTCCGCGTCGATGAAGGCGGCGATGCCCCCCGCGCGTTGCGCGTTGGCGATGGCGTGCAGGGTGAGGGTGGTCTTCCCCGAGGACTCCGGACCGTAGATCTCGATGATGCGTCCGCGTGGAAGCCCGCCGATCCCGAGGGCGCTGTCCAGGGCGATGGACCCGGTCGGGATCACCTCGACAGGAGCGCGCTCGTCGCTTCCCAGCCGCATGATGGACCCCTTGCCGAACTGGCGCTCGATGTGCGCGAGCGCGGAGTCCAGTGCCTTCTCGCGGTCGTCTGTGGATGGCATGATGTGCTCCTTGATGTCTCGAAAACTGCCGCCTGTAGGCTGTCGCGGCTTCTCCCGGCCGGATCGGCTCTGCGACAAGGCGCATGGCTTGTGCCACGTCCATCACGCTAGAGGCGGCCTCCGACATCGCGTCGGGGAATCCGCGTTCTGTGGAGGGAAATCGCACGAGAACCACTTGTGCAGAACGATACGCGCACATCGAACACATCTTCGACGACACGCCGAACGGCGCATCCCGAGATTCGATTAGCGTCTGCGCGGCTCCAACCGTCCCACCCCGTAGCGGCGCTGTGCGGGGACATCCGTCTCTTCGCACAGCGCCATCCAGATGTCTCGGGGCGGCACCCCGGCATCCAGCGCCTCCTGCGCCGACATCCCGATCCCGCCGAGGATCAGATCGTGGGTGAGGGTCTCGCCACGGCTGCCGAACTCGTCGCTGACGGCGCGCAGGAACTCGCTGCGTCTCATCCGGAACCGAGACCGTTCAGCGCAGGGAAAACTCGGGCTCGACGGACGCCACCAGCTCGTCCGGAACGACGTCGGGGAATCCGCTCAGCCCCTCGAGCACGGAGATGCGGTCTCCGACCTCGCGCATGATCGTCGAGATGGGGACGTCGAGCGCATCGGCGACCGATGCGAGGATCTCGCTGGAGGCCTCCTTCTGACCTCGCTCGACCTCGCTCAGATACCCGAGGGCCACGGATGCCTTGCTCGCCACCTGGCGGAGGGTGCGCCCCTTCTGCAGGCGGAAGTCCCGCAGCACATCGCCGATCTCCTGTCTGACAAGGATCATCGGAACCTCCTCTCCACGTCTCCACTCCGATCGCGTTCCGAGTGGATCGCCAGTCTAGCCTGATCGGATGATGCCGAATCTACTGTGTCTCGCTGTGCTTCAGTTGTGAAGGATCTGCCTGGAATCATCATGCCGTGTCGCTGCTTGAGCACGTTCATGACAACCGACGCCCGGCATCGGCTATTCCCCGGCGGCCTGCAGGGCCAGCGCGATGGCGGCCTCCACGGCCCGGCACCGGATCTCGGCACGGGATCCCGTGAACACGTGCGCCGCCGCGCGGACGCCGCCCGGCGTCGCCACGCCGACGTGCACGGTGCCCACGGGCTGACCGTCGGGCGACTCCGGGCCGGCGATGCCCGTCGTGGCGATGCCGATATCGGCCGCCCGCCCGTCCACAGCCACCGCGCGCCGCACGCCGTCCGCCATCTGACGGGCGACCTCCGGGTGCACGGGTCCGTGTGCTGCCAGCAGCGCCGCGTCCACGCCGAGGAGCGTGCGCTTGAGCTGCGTCGCGTAAGCGACGACACCGCCCAGGAGCACGACGGACGCACCGGGCACCGACACGATCTCGGAGGTCACCGCTCCCCCGGTCAGCGACTCCGCCACACCGAGGGTCCAGCCGCGTTCTCGGAGGACTGCGACCAGTCCCGATGCCGTCATGCCGCACCCCGGGATCCGCGCACCTGCGCGAGCACGTAGTCGATGCCGCTGAGCACCGTGAGCACGAGCGCGAGGATCATGAGCACGAGCGTGACGGCCGTCCACACCGGCATCCCGATCCACACCTGCAGCGGCAGCAGGGCCCAGCCCAGCGCGACACCCTGCACGACAGTCTTGATCTTCCCCATCCACGCGGCCGCCACGACGTGCTCGTGCATCACCGTGAGGCGGTGCACGGTGATGCCCCACTCCCGGACGAGGATGATGATGACGATCCACCACGGCACTTCGCCGAGGACGGCCAGCCCCAGGAAGCCCGCCCCGGTCAGGAGCTTGTCCGCGATCGGATCCCAGAGCCTGCCGAAGTCGCTGACGACGTCGTGACGGCGGGCGAGGTATCCGTCGACCCAGTCGGTGGATATCGCCAGGATGAACAGCCCGCCGGCGACCCAGCGCATGACGAGATCGTCCGCGCCGGCCGCGCCGGCCAGCAGCAGGAGGACGAAGAAGACCACCGCGAGCGGGATGCGCGCGACCGTGATCGCGTTGGGCAGCTGCCTCGGAATCGCCATCAGTCGCGCCCCGTCAGGCCCCAGGCGTCCTCATCGCCGTCGTCTTCGCTCTCGACGACGGGAAGACCCTGGAACTGGTCATCGACGGGATCGGGAAGGCGCCTGTCCTGCCCGGCCGACGGCGCCTGCGTCGCTGCCGGAGCGGGCGCGTCCTCACCGCGCAGCTTCGCCAGCACGGCGGGGAGCTGCTCGCTCGTGACCAGCACATCGCGGGCCTTCGATCCCTCGGAGGGGCCCACGATCCCGCGCGACTCCAGCAGATCCATGAGCCGCCCCGCCTTCGC from Microbacterium soli includes:
- a CDS encoding dihydrofolate reductase family protein, giving the protein MTTHYYTASSLDGFIATADHSLDWLLRQDIDEAGPMAYAGFREGLGAMAMGAHTYEWVMRHDEGGWDYTLPAWVFTHRELDIPDGADIRLTQEDVRAVHGEMVGAAGDKDIWLVGGGELVGRFADAGLIDEVWIQYAPVTLGSGAPVLPRALDLELIDAARNRNFLCGRYRVLRAE
- a CDS encoding helix-turn-helix transcriptional regulator; the protein is MILVRQEIGDVLRDFRLQKGRTLRQVASKASVALGYLSEVERGQKEASSEILASVADALDVPISTIMREVGDRISVLEGLSGFPDVVPDELVASVEPEFSLR
- the pgsA gene encoding CDP-diacylglycerol--glycerol-3-phosphate 3-phosphatidyltransferase → MAIPRQLPNAITVARIPLAVVFFVLLLLAGAAGADDLVMRWVAGGLFILAISTDWVDGYLARRHDVVSDFGRLWDPIADKLLTGAGFLGLAVLGEVPWWIVIIILVREWGITVHRLTVMHEHVVAAAWMGKIKTVVQGVALGWALLPLQVWIGMPVWTAVTLVLMILALVLTVLSGIDYVLAQVRGSRGAA
- the recA gene encoding recombinase RecA, whose amino-acid sequence is MPSTDDREKALDSALAHIERQFGKGSIMRLGSDERAPVEVIPTGSIALDSALGIGGLPRGRIIEIYGPESSGKTTLTLHAIANAQRAGGIAAFIDAEHALDPEYARKLGVDIDQLLVSQPDTGEQALEIADMLIRSGAIDLVVIDSVAALVPEAEIKGEMGDSHVGLQARLMSQALRKLTGGLNQTKTTAIFINQLREKIGVFFGSPETTAGGKALKFYASVRLDIRRIETLKDGAEAVGNRTRVKVVKNKMAPPFKQAEFDILYGVGISREGSLIDFGVEHGIVKKSGSWYTYDGDQLGQGKENARNFLVKNEDIAAEIETRIKQKLGIGVKAVEEAPADELAERRPA
- the miaA gene encoding tRNA (adenosine(37)-N6)-dimethylallyltransferase MiaA, producing MTGRVWAVVGATGTGKSELALQLAEALRDRGSRAEIVNADAMQLYRGMDIGTAKLSIAERRGIPHHLLDARDVTEEAAVAWYQPLAREAIRGIHARGGDAILVGGSGLYVSSVIFDFRFPPRDAAVRARLERELDELGAGAMLARLQQQDPATAERIDPKNGRRIVRALEVLEQGGATHGAALPEKPELWHPETRILGMHMERETLVERLDRRVERMWAQGMLDEVAGLRDAGLERGATASRAIGYAQALAQLTGRVTEQQAIAETQALTRRYARRQVSWFKRYPDIEWLEAGAVAPVGLVDG
- the miaB gene encoding tRNA (N6-isopentenyl adenosine(37)-C2)-methylthiotransferase MiaB; protein product: MALLSSEPTIIAPSPAAIDADGRRRSYEVRTFGCQMNVHDSERLSGSLESAGYVPVPEGEDPDVVVLNTCAVRDNAAGKLYGTLGHLKSRKDKHEGMQIAVGGCLAQMDQQAVLDKAPWVDVVFGTHNMGSLPGLLERARHNNEAALEILEALEVFPSTLPTRRDSAYSGWVSISVGCNNTCTFCIVPSLRGKEKDRRPGDILSEIRLLVDDGAIEVTLLGQNVNSYGVEFGDRQAFGKLLRAAGEIEGLERVRFTSPHPAAFTDDVIAAMAETPNVMPQLHMPLQSGSDRILKAMRRSYRSERFLGILERVRERIPHAAITTDIIVGFPGETDEDFEDTLRVVEQARFASAFTFQYSVREGTPAATMADQVPKEVVQERYDRLIALQERISLEENQKQVGREVEVLVSVGEGKKDAETHRLTGRAQDNRLVHFEVTPGSELPRPGDVVTVRITHGAPFHLLADDPTGAPLRIRRTRGGDAWDRAQAASCGVPAASEGSGAPRTVSLGLPTLRAGV
- a CDS encoding nicotinamide-nucleotide amidohydrolase family protein → MTASGLVAVLRERGWTLGVAESLTGGAVTSEIVSVPGASVVLLGGVVAYATQLKRTLLGVDAALLAAHGPVHPEVARQMADGVRRAVAVDGRAADIGIATTGIAGPESPDGQPVGTVHVGVATPGGVRAAAHVFTGSRAEIRCRAVEAAIALALQAAGE
- a CDS encoding DUF3046 domain-containing protein codes for the protein MRRSEFLRAVSDEFGSRGETLTHDLILGGIGMSAQEALDAGVPPRDIWMALCEETDVPAQRRYGVGRLEPRRR
- a CDS encoding regulatory protein RecX — encoded protein: MEHDDEEPLAPITPIFGGRRAPKDGPRSGSGAGSRADTGGGIPRRTGEDRLWSSALLDGRSRAGVHSAVADGPHDDDAGEGMEEIRLRAQEVLVRRLRGRQLSVSEARSVLRRTDADRETIEQIIDEFQHRGYLDDRTLAQLLVRSGVERRGEGRVALSRTLAQRGIPRELIADALDELPDDDAERALEYARSKAPGMTRLEPETALRRLLGQLARRGYGGTVAMSAARTALEEAGGGGRSGVRFVEAD